One window of Pseudomonas urmiensis genomic DNA carries:
- a CDS encoding transposase, protein MILDTFYGRYDGAQLEAKSVRKSYSKEQKIRAAEMVLDGGQSVPEVCEMLEIGPTALRRWVEQVRKEREGKVPAGAKAITPDQQRIQELEALVRQKDRDIEILKKASALLLRDSKDRFR, encoded by the coding sequence ATGATTTTGGACACCTTCTACGGGCGCTATGATGGCGCCCAATTGGAGGCAAAATCAGTGCGAAAGTCATACTCGAAAGAACAGAAAATCCGGGCTGCTGAGATGGTGCTCGACGGTGGTCAATCAGTCCCCGAAGTCTGTGAAATGCTTGAAATTGGGCCTACAGCCCTGCGTCGCTGGGTTGAGCAAGTGCGCAAGGAGCGAGAGGGCAAGGTACCGGCTGGAGCCAAGGCTATCACCCCGGATCAACAACGAATCCAAGAGTTGGAGGCGTTGGTTCGGCAGAAAGACCGAGATATCGAAATCCTAAAAAAGGCCAGTGCTCTCCTGCTTCGGGACTCCAAAGATCGTTTTCGCTGA
- a CDS encoding tryptophan synthase subunit beta: protein MFYVQRDIEGQLLRVEAAPFEHYTEMLPADHAEIQEWFADDLVENSLKQLKQSDLDMIRVLEDLIEVLTSKGVISITDLPVGAQSKLLNRSTARKALGSLNNLIEEDEGGGLI from the coding sequence ATGTTCTACGTGCAACGCGACATCGAAGGCCAGTTGCTGCGGGTAGAAGCGGCCCCGTTCGAGCACTACACGGAAATGCTTCCGGCCGACCATGCCGAAATTCAGGAGTGGTTTGCTGACGATCTCGTGGAGAACAGCCTCAAGCAGCTCAAACAGAGCGATCTGGACATGATCCGGGTGCTCGAGGACTTGATCGAGGTGCTCACCAGCAAGGGGGTGATCAGCATCACCGATCTTCCGGTGGGTGCGCAGTCCAAGCTGCTCAACCGTTCAACGGCGCGGAAGGCTCTGGGCAGCCTGAATAACCTGATCGAGGAGGATGAGGGGGGTGGGTTGATCTGA
- the lapD gene encoding cyclic di-GMP receptor LapD, whose translation MSLFKQLLLAICLFLVVAFSGSFMVSLESSRSQYVNQLRSHAQDAATALALSLTPNIDDPAMVELMVSSIFDSGYYSSIKVVELGSNAVLVERHAEPDSAGVPAWFVRLIGLQAAGGDAIVSRGWQQAARVEVISHPMFALAKLWQSALGSLGWLLLCGALSAVLGALLLRRQLRPLDYMVAQSHAIARREFLSQPELPRTPELRRVVQAMNQMVEKLKALFAEQAERSERLRAESYQDSLTGLANRRYFEMQLAAQVSNREEARAGYLLLLRVSDLTGLNARLGGQRTDQLLQAVAEQLRRTCANYPQTNDLITRSRGGEFAVLAPGMVHEEAVQLAQGLEATLRSLHETGASDVDPVACIGLAPYSPGDSPQALLKLADEALARAESQSQPGWVCLEQGVATQTANGHQQWHARLEQALANGQFELFFQPVVDSQAPQRILHYKVVSRLYDEHGEALAAGRFLPWLERFGWMAQLDLLVLERVLKHLQGHRESLALNVSAATLADPKALQRVFDLLGQHRAMGPRLTFEIGEEQLPEQPLLEQLTRRLHALGFGLGLQRFGGRFSLIGNLAHLGLAYLKIDGGYIRNIDQEQHKRLFIEAVQRAAHSIDLPLIAERVETAGELRVLREMGVQGIQGQLVGEPAPWR comes from the coding sequence ATGTCATTGTTCAAACAATTGCTGCTTGCCATTTGCCTGTTCCTGGTCGTTGCCTTCAGCGGCAGCTTCATGGTCAGCCTGGAAAGCTCACGCAGCCAATACGTGAATCAATTGCGCTCCCATGCTCAGGATGCAGCGACGGCACTGGCGTTGTCGCTGACACCGAACATCGATGATCCGGCAATGGTCGAGCTGATGGTCAGCTCGATTTTCGACAGTGGTTACTATTCGAGCATCAAGGTGGTCGAGCTGGGCAGCAATGCCGTGCTGGTCGAGCGTCATGCCGAACCTGACAGCGCTGGCGTACCGGCCTGGTTCGTGCGCCTGATTGGCCTACAGGCGGCCGGTGGCGATGCGATCGTCAGCCGCGGCTGGCAGCAGGCGGCGCGTGTGGAAGTGATCAGCCACCCAATGTTTGCCTTGGCCAAACTCTGGCAAAGCGCGCTGGGTAGCCTTGGCTGGCTGCTGCTCTGCGGAGCACTCAGTGCGGTACTCGGGGCTCTGCTGTTGCGTCGCCAACTGCGGCCGTTGGACTACATGGTTGCGCAGTCGCATGCCATCGCCCGCCGCGAGTTCCTCAGCCAGCCTGAATTACCGCGCACCCCAGAGCTGCGCCGGGTTGTACAGGCGATGAACCAGATGGTCGAAAAACTCAAGGCGTTGTTCGCCGAACAGGCCGAACGCAGCGAGCGGCTGCGCGCCGAGTCGTATCAGGACAGCCTCACCGGATTGGCCAATCGGCGTTACTTCGAAATGCAATTGGCCGCCCAGGTAAGCAATCGGGAGGAGGCGCGCGCGGGCTACCTGCTGCTTCTGCGGGTGAGCGATCTCACCGGTCTCAATGCCCGGCTGGGTGGCCAGCGCACCGACCAACTGCTGCAGGCAGTCGCGGAGCAGTTGCGCCGCACGTGTGCCAATTACCCGCAGACCAACGACTTGATCACCCGCAGCCGCGGCGGCGAGTTTGCCGTGCTGGCGCCGGGTATGGTGCATGAGGAGGCCGTTCAATTGGCGCAGGGGTTGGAGGCTACCTTGCGCAGCCTGCACGAGACTGGCGCCAGCGATGTCGATCCGGTCGCGTGCATTGGTCTAGCGCCCTATAGCCCAGGCGATTCGCCACAGGCACTGTTGAAGCTGGCTGATGAGGCGTTGGCGCGTGCCGAGAGCCAGTCACAGCCGGGCTGGGTATGTCTGGAGCAAGGTGTTGCTACGCAAACTGCCAATGGCCATCAGCAATGGCATGCCCGCCTTGAGCAGGCCCTGGCCAACGGGCAGTTCGAGTTGTTCTTCCAGCCGGTGGTGGACAGCCAGGCCCCACAGCGGATCCTTCATTACAAGGTTGTCTCACGGCTTTATGACGAGCACGGCGAGGCGCTTGCCGCCGGGCGTTTTCTGCCCTGGTTGGAACGTTTTGGCTGGATGGCGCAGCTGGATCTACTGGTGCTGGAGAGGGTGCTCAAGCACCTGCAAGGGCATCGTGAGTCGCTGGCGCTGAACGTGTCAGCGGCGACCTTGGCCGATCCCAAGGCCCTGCAGCGTGTGTTCGATCTGTTAGGCCAACACCGCGCCATGGGGCCGCGCTTGACCTTCGAGATCGGCGAGGAGCAACTGCCCGAACAGCCGTTGCTCGAGCAACTGACCCGGCGTTTGCACGCCCTGGGTTTTGGCTTGGGCCTACAGCGATTTGGTGGGCGCTTCAGCCTGATCGGCAATCTGGCCCACCTGGGGCTGGCCTACCTGAAGATCGATGGTGGCTACATCCGCAACATCGACCAAGAACAGCACAAGCGCTTGTTTATCGAAGCCGTGCAGCGGGCGGCGCATAGTATCGATCTGCCGCTGATCGCCGAGCGGGTCGAGACTGCAGGCGAGTTGCGGGTACTCCGCGAGATGGGCGTCCAAGGCATTCAGGGGCAGTTGGTCGGAGAGCCAGCGCCCTGGCGTTGA
- a CDS encoding IS3 family transposase: MVECCRVLGVKRSSFYAWRKRQARKNPERDQLRSAVEGHFKVSRGSAGSRTLTEELRRDGHKVGRYKVRSLMREAGLKCRQRRPHRYRSSGAEALIAENQLKRNFKVSTINEVWCGDVTYIQVGKRWLYLAAVLDLYARRVVGWAFSMIADARLACSALRMAAESRGKPKDVMFHSDQGCQYTSHKFRAALEEYDMNQSMSHRGQCWDNAAMERFFGALKSEWIPAGGYETEAQARADVQAYLVRYNLKRLHSYNGYQTPVAMEKKLKDAA; the protein is encoded by the coding sequence ATCGTCGAATGCTGTCGCGTGCTTGGGGTCAAGCGCAGCAGTTTCTATGCATGGCGCAAACGCCAAGCCCGGAAAAATCCAGAGCGGGATCAGTTACGCTCGGCTGTAGAGGGCCATTTCAAAGTCTCTCGAGGTTCGGCTGGATCGCGAACACTAACCGAGGAACTGCGGCGTGACGGCCATAAAGTCGGACGCTACAAAGTGCGTAGTCTGATGCGTGAAGCTGGCCTGAAATGCAGGCAGCGCCGGCCGCACCGGTACCGTTCTTCAGGCGCGGAAGCGCTGATTGCAGAAAATCAGTTGAAGCGGAATTTCAAAGTTTCGACGATCAACGAAGTGTGGTGTGGGGATGTGACCTATATCCAGGTTGGCAAGCGCTGGCTGTACTTGGCAGCTGTGCTCGACCTGTACGCACGACGGGTGGTGGGCTGGGCATTTTCAATGATTGCGGACGCCAGGCTGGCCTGCAGCGCGCTACGCATGGCGGCCGAATCCCGCGGCAAGCCGAAGGATGTGATGTTTCATTCCGACCAGGGATGCCAGTACACCAGCCACAAGTTCAGGGCTGCACTTGAAGAGTACGACATGAATCAGAGCATGAGCCATCGAGGACAATGCTGGGATAACGCCGCCATGGAGCGCTTTTTTGGGGCCCTGAAGTCAGAGTGGATTCCCGCAGGGGGTTATGAAACCGAAGCACAGGCGCGGGCTGACGTTCAGGCTTATTTGGTCCGCTACAACCTGAAGCGCCTCCACAGCTACAACGGTTATCAAACCCCGGTAGCCATGGAGAAAAAGCTCAAGGATGCGGCATGA